The DNA window TATCTCGTCTCCGGTCACATGTCAAGCGGACTGCCAACACGTTCGAAACTACAGACGTCGATGGTCTCTCGCAGTATCTAGCGGCGCTGGCATGCCACGCTCTTGAACAGAAGAGCTCATTTGAGAGCATTGTTGCTTGGGACGGGCCCTACCGAGCTACACTGGAGTTTCTCCAAGCCCGTCTATCCGACGACCCATACCTTTTCAGTGCTGTCTCCTTCCTCATCACAGACTGGGCCACTCGGCTTCATACCGGTTACGATGATATTCAAGACagtgaagatgagagagactGGGAGCTCGGACGCCTTGCATACAGGTTGCGAATGATGATGCAAGATCGACGTTGGTTGTCTAATGAGTACACTTTCAAGGCCGTGAGCTCGGTTCAAGCCAAGCTCTCATACTCAATCATTCTGCTACGCTCCCCTTTGTTTGAGTCATTCAGCAAGATTGTCAACATTCTTCTTGGCTCCATGGCTAGTGACCAAGCAACAGTTCGCAGCAAAAGTCTAAAGAGTATTACTCAAGTCCTCGAAACAGACCCTTCTATTTTGGATGGTGACTCCATGGTGATTCAACTCATATTGGATTGCTCTAGCGACTCGTCCACGCAAGTGAGGGATTCCGCCCTGGGTCTTATAGGAAGCTGCATCACACTGAGGCCCTCTCTGGAATCACCGTTGACGCCCAAGATCATTGACCGCTTCCAAGACGCTGGTGTTGGCGTCAGGAAGCGAGCCATGAAACTTGCACGCGACATTTATCTTCGCAATCACGACGACGCAATCCGCAGCGCCATAGCTAATGGCTTACTTCGACGCGTACAAGATCCCGATGATAGCGTCCGTGATCTTGCCCGTCAGATGATTGAGGAAGTTTGGTTCGCGCCATTCTACGGCGCCGATAACAGCGCTGCATTCCAGACCTCTCTAACCGAGCATGTGGCCCTGATTATCCAGACTGTAAAGACAGGCAATGTCACAGAAATCCTCGACAAGGTATTCCAGTCTATCCTTCGACCTAAAGATAAATCCCTGGATGGCCCATTCACAGTCTGTTCTCACCTCGTGAACAGCATGTTTGCGCTGGTTGACAGTGGAGAATCAGAAGAAGGACGCCCAGCAGGCCGCGATGCTCTGCAGGTGCTCACAATTTTTGCCAAGGCGGATCCCAAATTGTTTAACCTTGAACAGATCAGGCTCCTTAAGCCCCATCTTGCAACGTTTAGTGGTGTCGATGAGTTGGCGGCATTCCGAGCCGTCACCGTTATTTACAAACGTGTGCTTCCTGAGCTGCCCACGGTCAATTCCGAGTTTTTGAACGAAATTCGTCTCCAACTCTTGAAGGGCGTCGGAAAAATCTCTTCCCGCGGCGCTCTGGATGACCTCATTGCGTGCACCAAAGTAACTTGTGATTTACTAAACAATTTTGCACCTTTGGCCAATTTGGTCGCGTCAGGTCTATTGGGCATTCAAAAGCTGGGATTGGGAGCTGCGGTACTGGACAGCAAGAGGATCAATCATCTCTGCGCCTACGCCATCATTGTTGGCAGCGTTGGCAAGCATTGCGATCTGGATCAACAGATGCAAGTGTTCAAAGCCCGGTTCCCCAAGTGGCAGGGAGATTCTGTCCCTCGACTAATTGTGGATGTGCTAATTCCATTTGCCTCGCCTTCACAACCATTAGAGGCACGCAAGGCATCCCTGGAGGCGATTGGCCTAGTGTGCCAGTCCTGGCCGAGAAATTACGTCTTGGCCAAAGTCTACACAGCTTTCCAACAAGTTTTCCAAGAAGAGTCTCCTATGCTCGAGACTATGATACTAAAGTCTTTTAAAGAATTTCTTCTTACGGAGGAGAGACGgtctgaagctgctgccgagtCCGGTgcgaaggagaagaagcgagagctGACGGTCATGGGTGGCACTAACTTTGACGATGTCGCCAGCGCTACCACGCAAAGATTTCTCAAAGACATTACGCGAATCGCTCTGGCAAGCCAAGACGAACTTGCATTTTTAGCAATGGAAGTGTTGGGCAGTATCAATCGTCAAGGTCTGACGCATCCCAAGGAAACAGGCATCACATTGATGACGCTGGAGACATCTTCGAACCGAAAAATTGCAGAGCTGGCGTTTCTGGAACATCGGTCTCTACATGAAAAGCACGAAACAGTGCTCGAAAGAGAGTACGTCAAAGCGATACAGTCGGCATACAACTACCAGCGAGATATTGTCAAAGACTCTCACGGAGCAATTCCTGAGGTGTTCCAACCCAAGCTACATCTTATGATGGAGGTGTTGAAAATTAGTAAGATGAAGAACAGGCAGCGtttcttggagaagctgtgCAGCCAAGTCAACTTTGACATTGCACAGCTGGACGCGAAGCCAGAGATGCCACCGCACCTGGATTTTGCACGGTTCATCATTGAAAATCTGGCCTTTTTCGAATACCAAACGGTTGGAGAACTTCAAACAGTCGTCAATacgatggagaagattgtCAGCACAACCGGCGCGGCAGTAGCCCATTTAATTGAGTCCGAAGTATTCGACGTGCGACTTGACTTGGATCAAACGGAACAAGACCAAGTCACCGACCAGCTGATGAGCGAAACTGTTGAAGCGCAGGCAAGCGCTGAAGGAGCGCCTCTGGTCGGCATCAAGGTCGACCCAAAACGACTTCGCCAACTGACAACTGGGGCTATCATCCTCTCCTGCCTCTGGGAAGCTCGCACACATCTCCGACGTCTATATGGTATGGGTACTAGTCGACACGACAGTAAAGCGAAGGCGCTCGCGAAAGATTTAAACAAAATGCCAATGAAGGTTCAAGGAGTTCACGGAGAGCGATTTTGGGATGAAGTGACATCACACTTTGGCAGCCTGGAATCGATGAGCAAGATGGCTCTGAAATGTAAGGCCTTTGTGGAGCTCATGAACGTCGACAAAGAGCTCAAGGTgcaagacgaagacgaagagatggCGCTGGATGGACCAGCCACCCCTCCAAGCGGCggcgaaggagaagaagaagaagctcccGAAAGAGGccggaagagaaaaggcgcAGGCACTCCCGGAGGCCGGAAGAAGCGAGCACGTTCGGGATCCCAGCCACGCAAACGAGGACGGCCGGGTAAATCATCAGGGGCTTCAcgcgacgatgaagaagatatgGAATGGATTTAGAGCATTTACAGCAGATTTGATGCTGGGCCAACGGCGACCGATTTCAGTGAATCTTGTTTCCTCATTTCATtattcaattttttttctcttcttcccttgtCTCTATTCATTTTACCAAGTACCCTAGTGGCGTCGCCCTAGGcatactcttttttttttcccctccatTATCTTCACCCTCTTTCTTATTAAAACATGATGCCGATGGAATGGCATGAGTGGGCGTTGGACGCTGGAGAGTGCAAGTGGTTAATATACGACATCGATCCTTCGGTTGGGCATTGCCTGATCGAATATAGTCGAGACGGAAGAAATTCAGGCATGGAATATACATTTTTGCTCGTTAGTGGACCACGGATGGCGTTTTTTGGGAGAAGAATGGTTGATTT is part of the Trichoderma atroviride chromosome 1, complete sequence genome and encodes:
- a CDS encoding uncharacterized protein (BUSCO:EOG092D03RY), whose product is MQPHNMENPENGLNAHHSGPADSQTAISRPFTLQESLPYSPQTSTVPFVSEIIPDPNIGFGSPAPSVSDLFPQSDFNRLNKEAIGQPHLPRNTKQAVDLVLHEIKPSQRTHYNFKSIITGQATSRPGSLSHGLSPIARAVYEKVGGYFKATKPNLASPQSVSINGDKSRIFPKDEISSGVIDTPPAATDNYKAPRQHQSRIEVLISSRRDFDPSAYVDPTGSSYPVPGSPEAPNRQPPLTLPVTPEDSLHAGSTTSDANYQNSASIRVELPSFNIKKDEYLEVADLLSAPENLSVRKTAQHLAASAQGLVSSASLDQQQRADTALEALELLMRSVFSAVGRALGMDSGYDHVVTLTSDNQIIMNSATHQKIQSAVQKAIALKCFNRVPVEGLLQLVKLSDASMKLAEDLDIRVDDSWDEAAMESWVQQLPEVELGMKAARTCLRILSGGREDRQLYSENVISRCVAIFKNVTEDIIVPLVELRNSGSSANLFKMVLKHKKAVSSTFLSCQKLFASLAELVTKVELSEMVFNTLEFTASKLIFVENAYFEKDSAVGVQRFDGMRSVAMDMLCQIFMIKPEQRQGIIDDILTSLEKLPVGKQSSRHFKLSEGGNIQPVSALLMRLVQASSGMVEENESGRAAVLQAINGKGDKMDEDEESDGELGRARQKKNQMIPSISSDDQGAQQHAVAIQELEAAAGPLSEGAGRNASYIVNFIVKRAIGSTKSGDTPYRHLLDLFVEDFTTCLDSPDWPSAELLLRLLMLMMVQLFEAPKTPAPAKNMALELLGTMSAAISRLRSHVKRTANTFETTDVDGLSQYLAALACHALEQKSSFESIVAWDGPYRATLEFLQARLSDDPYLFSAVSFLITDWATRLHTGYDDIQDSEDERDWELGRLAYRLRMMMQDRRWLSNEYTFKAVSSVQAKLSYSIILLRSPLFESFSKIVNILLGSMASDQATVRSKSLKSITQVLETDPSILDGDSMVIQLILDCSSDSSTQVRDSALGLIGSCITLRPSLESPLTPKIIDRFQDAGVGVRKRAMKLARDIYLRNHDDAIRSAIANGLLRRVQDPDDSVRDLARQMIEEVWFAPFYGADNSAAFQTSLTEHVALIIQTVKTGNVTEILDKVFQSILRPKDKSLDGPFTVCSHLVNSMFALVDSGESEEGRPAGRDALQVLTIFAKADPKLFNLEQIRLLKPHLATFSGVDELAAFRAVTVIYKRVLPELPTVNSEFLNEIRLQLLKGVGKISSRGALDDLIACTKVTCDLLNNFAPLANLVASGLLGIQKLGLGAAVLDSKRINHLCAYAIIVGSVGKHCDLDQQMQVFKARFPKWQGDSVPRLIVDVLIPFASPSQPLEARKASLEAIGLVCQSWPRNYVLAKVYTAFQQVFQEESPMLETMILKSFKEFLLTEERRSEAAAESGAKEKKRELTVMGGTNFDDVASATTQRFLKDITRIALASQDELAFLAMEVLGSINRQGLTHPKETGITLMTLETSSNRKIAELAFLEHRSLHEKHETVLEREYVKAIQSAYNYQRDIVKDSHGAIPEVFQPKLHLMMEVLKISKMKNRQRFLEKLCSQVNFDIAQLDAKPEMPPHLDFARFIIENLAFFEYQTVGELQTVVNTMEKIVSTTGAAVAHLIESEVFDVRLDLDQTEQDQVTDQLMSETVEAQASAEGAPLVGIKVDPKRLRQLTTGAIILSCLWEARTHLRRLYGMGTSRHDSKAKALAKDLNKMPMKVQGVHGERFWDEVTSHFGSLESMSKMALKCKAFVELMNVDKELKVQDEDEEMALDGPATPPSGGEGEEEEAPERGRKRKGAGTPGGRKKRARSGSQPRKRGRPGKSSGASRDDEEDMEWI